One Epidermidibacterium keratini DNA segment encodes these proteins:
- a CDS encoding regulatory protein RecX, with product MSAPDSPASGGRPSDAGDDRQPPGADELRPLAPADLAGQRPSADEQERHAERAYRYCLRRLTGAPCTEQQLRDALTKRGYDDAVTDDVLHRLRTAGLVNDRLFAQLWVESRARSKGLTSPVLRAELRRKGIGDELSDEAIEQLDPHDERERAAELVRRKLRGPVPPRGPERDRLIRRLGGMLARKGHPAGRAFAIVTEVLDEQHEAHDETDEYAVGRWD from the coding sequence GTGAGCGCACCAGACTCACCGGCATCCGGCGGGCGACCGTCGGATGCCGGCGACGATCGTCAGCCTCCCGGCGCTGATGAGCTGCGACCGCTTGCCCCCGCAGACCTCGCGGGCCAGCGACCCAGCGCCGACGAGCAAGAACGGCATGCCGAGCGGGCCTATCGATACTGCCTGCGGCGCCTGACCGGTGCTCCGTGCACCGAACAGCAGTTGCGCGACGCCCTCACCAAGCGCGGGTACGACGACGCGGTGACCGACGACGTACTGCATCGACTGCGCACCGCGGGTCTGGTCAACGACCGGCTTTTCGCACAACTGTGGGTCGAGTCACGCGCTCGCTCCAAAGGGCTCACGTCGCCGGTGCTGCGCGCCGAGCTGCGGCGCAAGGGGATCGGCGACGAGCTGAGCGACGAGGCCATCGAACAGCTCGATCCGCACGACGAGCGCGAGCGCGCCGCGGAGCTGGTACGCCGCAAGCTGCGGGGCCCAGTGCCGCCGCGCGGTCCCGAGCGCGACCGCCTCATCCGCCGCCTCGGCGGGATGCTGGCCCGCAAGGGTCACCCGGCCGGGCGCGCCTTCGCGATCGTCACCGAGGTCCTCGACGAGCAGCATGAAGCGCACGACGAGACCGACGAGTACGCCGTTGGCCGCTGGGACTGA